The following are encoded together in the Parabacteroides chongii genome:
- a CDS encoding ABC transporter ATP-binding protein, with amino-acid sequence MNFLETEDVVKQYANHLALNKVNIQVPEGKIFGLLGPNGAGKTTLIRIINRITAPDSGIVRFNGRESQPEDIYQIGYLPEERGLYKKMKVGEQAIYLAQLKGLSYQEARKRLTQWFEKFDIMPWWNKKLEELSKGMQQKVQFIITVIHEPALLIFDEPFSGFDPVNAERLKQEILELKEKGHTIIFSTHNMASVEEICDNIALINRSQVVLSGNVTEVRNRFRNNTFTLRITSDSSLQNDQTDIFTILSEKEQSGIREFQIHKAEGISNSALLSTLSKQAEILSFTEELPSMNDIFINTVSGTNTTQA; translated from the coding sequence ATGAACTTTTTGGAAACGGAAGATGTGGTAAAACAGTATGCCAATCATCTTGCCCTGAACAAAGTCAACATCCAGGTTCCCGAAGGAAAGATATTCGGGTTGCTCGGACCTAATGGTGCCGGCAAAACCACACTAATCCGTATCATCAACCGTATCACGGCTCCCGACAGTGGGATCGTTCGTTTCAACGGACGTGAATCGCAACCGGAGGATATATACCAGATCGGATACCTGCCGGAAGAACGTGGTCTTTATAAAAAAATGAAAGTCGGCGAACAAGCTATCTACCTGGCACAATTGAAAGGCTTATCCTACCAGGAGGCCCGTAAACGCCTGACACAATGGTTCGAAAAGTTCGACATCATGCCCTGGTGGAACAAGAAGCTGGAAGAGTTGTCGAAAGGGATGCAACAGAAAGTTCAATTCATCATTACCGTTATTCACGAACCGGCACTGCTTATATTCGACGAACCGTTCAGCGGTTTCGACCCGGTGAATGCGGAACGGCTGAAGCAGGAAATACTGGAACTGAAGGAGAAAGGACATACGATCATATTCTCCACCCATAATATGGCATCAGTGGAAGAAATATGCGATAATATAGCCCTGATAAATCGTTCACAGGTCGTTCTTTCCGGAAATGTAACGGAAGTAAGGAACCGTTTCCGGAACAATACATTTACTTTACGCATCACATCGGATAGCTCCCTGCAAAACGATCAGACGGATATCTTTACTATACTTTCCGAAAAGGAACAAAGCGGGATACGTGAATTTCAGATCCATAAGGCAGAAGGTATCAGCAACTCTGCTCTACTGTCCACTTTATCGAAACAGGCAGAAATTCTCTCGTTTACCGAAGAGTTACCATCCATGAACGACATATTTATTAACACCGTATCAGGTACAAACACGACACAGGCATGA